A genome region from Brassica oleracea var. oleracea cultivar TO1000 chromosome C2, BOL, whole genome shotgun sequence includes the following:
- the LOC106325424 gene encoding uncharacterized protein LOC106325424 — protein MMPSSSSSATDTITKPSSLPSVESVTCDTCGFAEECTLAYINRVKERHKGQWLCGLCAEAVKDEVVRSPTRISVEEALLRHTTFCHRFRSGSPDEDEDPISVIGRILRRSLDGSPRRTTTRSSSSGAFPGIDGVASQRSLLRADSCFPSLSP, from the coding sequence ATGATGCCTTCATCATCATCATCAGCCACCGATACTATCACTAAGCCGTCGTCGTTGCCGTCGGTGGAGTCAGTGACATGCGACACGTGCGGTTTCGCAGAAGAATGCACGCTGGCTTATATCAACCGCGTCAAGGAACGGCACAAGGGACAATGGCTTTGTGGGCTCTGCGCAGAGGCGGTTAAGGACGAGGTGGTTCGGTCCCCGACTAGAATCTCCGTCGAGGAAGCTCTCCTCCGCCACACTACGTTCTGCCACCGTTTCCGTTCTGGGAGTCCAGACGAGGATGAAGATCCAATATCAGTCATTGGAAGGATTCTACGGCGGAGCCTCGACGGCTCTCCACGGAGGACCACCACGAGGTCGAGCTCGAGCGGGGCTTTTCCGGGGATCGACGGCGTAGCCTCACAACGGTCGCTTCTCCGAGCTGACAGCTGTTTCCCGTCTCTCTCTCCTTGA
- the LOC106322452 gene encoding protein trichome birefringence-like 16 isoform X1 → MTPLHRNRMKRGALRRKARDISVVLVVLVCATVVIWTWDTTPTSAFLPPESHFLKLETEEEVKKVPTALNTETKDSYSSATPFVNKAETKEDSTEDKDTEEDVEKQVDKATVSKTNQGMAHEVLEREPNYRKTPTTCNYAKGKWVVDNHRPLYSGSHCKQWLASMWACRLMQRTDFAFERLRWQPKDCSMEEFEGSKFLKRMQNKTLAFVGDSLGRQQFQSMMCMITGGKERPDVLDVGPEFGFVTPEGGGRPNGWAYRFPETNTTVLYHWSSTLCDIQPLNISDPLTEHAMHLDRPPAFLRQYLHKINALVMNTGHHWNRGKLNGNRWVMHLNGVPNANKKLAALGNAKNFTIHSTVGWVSSQLPRHPGLKAFYRSLSPRHFVGGEWNTGGSCNNTTPMSIGKEVLQEESSDYSAGHAVKGTGVKLLDITALSHIRDEGHISRFSLSASKGVQDCLHWCLPGVPDTWNEILFAMI, encoded by the exons ATGACCCCTCTCCATAGAAATAG GATGAAAAGAGGAGCACTTAGACGGAAGGCTAGGGATATCTCCGTTGTGCTTGTTGTGCTTGTTTGTGCAACCGTCGTCATATGGACATGGGATACAACTCCAACCTCTGCCTTTCTTCCACCTGAAAGTCACTTTCTAAAGCTGGAAACAG AAGAAGAGGTTAAGAAAGTACCTACTGCACTGAATACGGAAACTAAAGACAGCTACTCATCAGCTACTCCGTTTGTAAACAAAG CAGAAACCAAAGAGGATTCAACTGAAGATAAAGATACAGAAGAAGATGTAGAGAAACAAGTGGACAAAGCTACTGTAAGTAAGACGAATCAAGGGATGGCACATGAAGTTCTTGAAAGGGAGCCAAATTATCGGAAGACTCCAACTA CTTGTAATTACGCGAAAGGGAAGTGGGTTGTGGACAACCACCGTCCTTTGTATTCAGGATCTCACTGCAAACAGTGGCTTGCTTCCATGTGGGCGTGCAGGTTAATGCAGCGCACAGACTTTGCTTTCGAAAGGTTAAGATGGCAACCTAAAGACTGCTCTATGGAAGAATTCGAAGGCTCCAAGTTCCTGAAAAG GATGCAGAACAAAACGCTAGCCTTCGTTGGAGACTCATTAGGAAGACAGCAGTTTCAATCCATGATGTGTATGATCACCGGAGGCAAAGAGAGACCCGACGTCCTTGACGTGGGACCAGAGTTTGGCTTCGTAACTCCCGAAGGTGGAGGTCGTCCTAATGGCTGGGCCTACAGATTCCCAGAAACCAACACAACGGTGCTATACCACTGGTCATCAACCCTCTGCGACATACAACCGCTCAACATCTCTGACCCTTTAACCGAGCACGCTATGCATCTCGACCGCCCGCCAGCTTTCTTACGCCAATACCTTCATAAGATCAACGCGCTGGTGATGAACACAGGTCACCACTGGAACCGAGGGAAGCTCAACGGCAACAGATGGGTGATGCATTTGAACGGCGTTCCCAACGCTAACAAGAAGCTAGCCGCTCTTGGTAACGCCAAGAACTTCACGATCCACAGCACGGTTGGTTGGGTTAGCTCGCAGCTCCCTCGCCACCCGGGTCTTAAGGCGTTCTACAGAAGCCTTTCGCCGAGGCATTTCGTGGGCGGGGAGTGGAACACTGGAGGGAGCTGCAATAACACAACACCGATGTCTATAGGGAAAGAGGTTTTGCAAGAGGAGTCTAGCGATTACAGCGCTGGTCATGCGGTGAAAGGCACTGGGGTTAAGCTTTTGGACATAACGGCCTTGTCTCATATCAGAGATGAAGGTCATATATCAAGGTTTAGTCTCTCAGCTTCGAAAGGAGTTCAGGATTGCCTCCATTGGTGCTTGCCTGGTGTTCCTGATACGTGGAATGAAATCCTTTTTGCAATGATATAA
- the LOC106322452 gene encoding protein trichome birefringence-like 16 isoform X2: MTPLHRNRMKRGALRRKARDISVVLVVLVCATVVIWTWDTTPTSAFLPPESHFLKLETEEEVKKVPTALNTETKDSYSSATPFVNKETKEDSTEDKDTEEDVEKQVDKATVSKTNQGMAHEVLEREPNYRKTPTTCNYAKGKWVVDNHRPLYSGSHCKQWLASMWACRLMQRTDFAFERLRWQPKDCSMEEFEGSKFLKRMQNKTLAFVGDSLGRQQFQSMMCMITGGKERPDVLDVGPEFGFVTPEGGGRPNGWAYRFPETNTTVLYHWSSTLCDIQPLNISDPLTEHAMHLDRPPAFLRQYLHKINALVMNTGHHWNRGKLNGNRWVMHLNGVPNANKKLAALGNAKNFTIHSTVGWVSSQLPRHPGLKAFYRSLSPRHFVGGEWNTGGSCNNTTPMSIGKEVLQEESSDYSAGHAVKGTGVKLLDITALSHIRDEGHISRFSLSASKGVQDCLHWCLPGVPDTWNEILFAMI, translated from the exons ATGACCCCTCTCCATAGAAATAG GATGAAAAGAGGAGCACTTAGACGGAAGGCTAGGGATATCTCCGTTGTGCTTGTTGTGCTTGTTTGTGCAACCGTCGTCATATGGACATGGGATACAACTCCAACCTCTGCCTTTCTTCCACCTGAAAGTCACTTTCTAAAGCTGGAAACAG AAGAAGAGGTTAAGAAAGTACCTACTGCACTGAATACGGAAACTAAAGACAGCTACTCATCAGCTACTCCGTTTGTAAACAAAG AAACCAAAGAGGATTCAACTGAAGATAAAGATACAGAAGAAGATGTAGAGAAACAAGTGGACAAAGCTACTGTAAGTAAGACGAATCAAGGGATGGCACATGAAGTTCTTGAAAGGGAGCCAAATTATCGGAAGACTCCAACTA CTTGTAATTACGCGAAAGGGAAGTGGGTTGTGGACAACCACCGTCCTTTGTATTCAGGATCTCACTGCAAACAGTGGCTTGCTTCCATGTGGGCGTGCAGGTTAATGCAGCGCACAGACTTTGCTTTCGAAAGGTTAAGATGGCAACCTAAAGACTGCTCTATGGAAGAATTCGAAGGCTCCAAGTTCCTGAAAAG GATGCAGAACAAAACGCTAGCCTTCGTTGGAGACTCATTAGGAAGACAGCAGTTTCAATCCATGATGTGTATGATCACCGGAGGCAAAGAGAGACCCGACGTCCTTGACGTGGGACCAGAGTTTGGCTTCGTAACTCCCGAAGGTGGAGGTCGTCCTAATGGCTGGGCCTACAGATTCCCAGAAACCAACACAACGGTGCTATACCACTGGTCATCAACCCTCTGCGACATACAACCGCTCAACATCTCTGACCCTTTAACCGAGCACGCTATGCATCTCGACCGCCCGCCAGCTTTCTTACGCCAATACCTTCATAAGATCAACGCGCTGGTGATGAACACAGGTCACCACTGGAACCGAGGGAAGCTCAACGGCAACAGATGGGTGATGCATTTGAACGGCGTTCCCAACGCTAACAAGAAGCTAGCCGCTCTTGGTAACGCCAAGAACTTCACGATCCACAGCACGGTTGGTTGGGTTAGCTCGCAGCTCCCTCGCCACCCGGGTCTTAAGGCGTTCTACAGAAGCCTTTCGCCGAGGCATTTCGTGGGCGGGGAGTGGAACACTGGAGGGAGCTGCAATAACACAACACCGATGTCTATAGGGAAAGAGGTTTTGCAAGAGGAGTCTAGCGATTACAGCGCTGGTCATGCGGTGAAAGGCACTGGGGTTAAGCTTTTGGACATAACGGCCTTGTCTCATATCAGAGATGAAGGTCATATATCAAGGTTTAGTCTCTCAGCTTCGAAAGGAGTTCAGGATTGCCTCCATTGGTGCTTGCCTGGTGTTCCTGATACGTGGAATGAAATCCTTTTTGCAATGATATAA
- the LOC106326685 gene encoding probable pollen receptor-like kinase 6, whose product MAAVLIPSFILLMCFWISPSLQHISEAEPLVSFKNSVKITKGDLNSWKIGTDPCGGKWFGIYCHKGQTVTGIHVTQLGLSGTIIVDDLKALPNLKTVRLDNNLLSGHLPNFSILRGLKSLMLSNNSFSGEIPDGFFKDLPRLKRLFLDHNKFVGNIPSSIMQLPDLEEVHLQGNKFTGEIPPLSDVNKNMKILDLSGNLLEGEVPESIPNRKNLTANFEGNEDLCGKSINIECESVEVTPSGQITLPPTTRPESTHASGIVYAIMLALTFLCTFFIVVGAIKRRNKKKNAEFRMLDKERLSDLDALQVKVPEVSKNRGGNMDVGSTKKGGVGGGGGGGGGEVGGGMSDLVMVNNEKGSFGLPHLMKAAAEVLGNGSLGSAYMAVMANGLSVVVKRIRDMNKFAPEAFDVEMRRLGKLRHPNVLTPLAYHYRREEKLVVSEYMPNSSLLYVLHGDSGEYRPELTWATRLKIIKGVAQGMQYLHQEFASYDLPHGNLKSSNVLLNENYKPVISDYAFLPFLEPNIASQTLFAYKTPEFAQNQQVSHKSDVYCLGIIILEILTGKFPSQYGKGGTDIVQWVQSSMAAQKGEELIDPEIAKSTDSMQQMLELLRVGAACIACNPDARLDIREVVRRIEQVKT is encoded by the exons ATGGCTGCTGTTCTGATTCCCAGTTTCATCCTCCTTATGTGTTTCTGGATCTCCCCTTCTTTGCAGCACATAAGCGAGGCCGAACCCCTTGTGAGCTTCAAAAACTCGGTGAAGATAACCAAAGGAGACCTAAACTCATGGAAAATAGGAACAGATCCTTGCGGTGGAAAATGGTTTGGTATCTATTGCCACAAGGGTCAAACAGTCACAGGGATTCACGTCACACAGCTAGGCCTCTCAGGAACCATTATAGTCGATGACCTAAAGGCTCTCCCAAATCTTAAGACCGTTAGGCTTGACAACAACCTCCTCTCCGGCCATCTCCCAAATTTCTCCATACTCCGCGGCCTTAAATCTCTCATGCTCTCTAACAACAGCTTCTCCGGAGAGATCCCTGATGGTTTCTTTAAGGACTTGCCACGGCTCAAGCGGCTGTTTCTTGACCACAACAAGTTCGTGGGAAACATCCCTTCCTCCATCATGCAGCTCCCTGACCTAGAGGAGGTTCACCTGCAAGGTAACAAGTTCACTGGAGAGATACCTCCACTGAGCGACGTCAACAAGAACATGAAGATCCTCGACCTCTCAGGAAACTTACTCGAAGGAGAGGTCCCTGAGAGCATCCCAAATAGGAAAAATCTCACCGCAAACTTTGAAGGGAACGAAGACTTGTGCGGGAAGTCAATAAACATTGAATGTGAATCTGTTGAGGTAACGCCATCCGGCCAAATTACCCTGCCACCGACGACTCGCCCGGAATCAACCCACGCGAGTGGCATTGTGTACGCGATCATGCTCGCCCTAACGTTTCTTTGCACGTTCTTTATCGTTGTGGGCGCTATAAAGAGGCGGAACAAAAAGAAAAACGCCGAGTTTCGTATGCTTGACAAAGAACGTCTAAGCGACCTAGATGCCTTGCAAGTCAAGGTACCCGAAGTAAGCAAGAACCGCGGTGGAAACATGGATGTTGGTTCGACCAAGAAAGGTGGTGTAGGAGGAGGAGGAGGAGGAGGAGGAGGAGAAGTAGGTGGAGGGATGAGTGACCTTGTGATGGTGAATAACGAGAAGGGCTCGTTTGGTTTGCCTCATCTGATGAAGGCTGCAGCCGAGGTGCTGGGAAACGGTAGCCTTGGTTCAGCTTACATGGCGGTGATGGCTAATGGATTATCTGTTGTGGTGAAGAGGATTAGGGATATGAATAAATTCGCACCTGAAGCTTTCGATGTTGAGATGAGACGGTTGGGGAAACTCCGACACCCTAATGTTCTTACACCTCTAGCGTATCATTATCGTCGTGAAGAGAAGCTTGTCGTGTCTGAATACATGCCTAACAGCAGCTTGCTTTACGTCTTGCACG GTGATAGTGGGGAATATCGTCCGGAGCTAACTTGGGCAACAAGATTGAAGATCATCAAAGGCGTGGCCCAAGGGATGCAGTACTTGCACCAGGAGTTTGCGTCCTACGATCTCCCACACGGTAACCTCAAATCCAGCAACGTTCTGCTCAACGAGAACTACAAACCAGTGATCAGTGACTACGCATTCTTACCGTTTCTCGAGCCAAACATTGCATCTCAGACATTGTTTGCTTACAAGACACCAGAATTTGCGCAGAACCAACAAGTTTCACATAAATCAGACGTCTACTGCCTTGGAATTATAATTCTAGAGATCTTGACAGGGAAATTTCCTTCTCAATACGGTAAAGGCGGGACGGATATAGTTCAATGGGTGCAATCTTCGATGGCTGCGCAGAAAGGAGAAGAACTTATCGATCCGGAGATAGCAAAGAGTACTGATTCGATGCAACAGATGCTGGAATTGTTGCGGGTTGGGGCTGCTTGTATTGCATGTAATCCAGATGCGAGATTAGACATAAGGGAAGTTGTTAGAAGAATAGAACAAGTGAAAACATAA